The following is a genomic window from Citrifermentans bemidjiense Bem.
GCTCTGCCTGCTCTACGAGGCGCGCCCGGTCATCTGCCGCACCCACGGACTGCCGCTGATGCTTGAGTGCGACGGCGAAAAAAGCATCGACTTTTGTCCCGAGAACTTCAAGGGGCTTCCGAGCATCCCCGGCAGCGCCGTCATCGACCTCGAGCGCCTCAACACCATGCTGACCGCCATCAACGCACTCTACCTGCAGGAGTTTCCGGGTCCGGAGCGGCTCACCATGGCCCAGGCACTCGCCCTCGCCGATTGACTTTTTTCCCGCTTCGCGATATACCGCCCACTTCAGCAGCGCCCCCTCACCCCGACCCTCTCCCAAAGGGAGAGGGAGGATGGACGGCTGCCGAAAGAGTCCCCCCTCCACTGGCGGGAGGGGGTTAGGGGGTGGGGGTAGGTGCCACTACCAATACGGCGCGCCAGCGCATTCACAATCAAAAGGAGATCGACCCGCAGATGAAAATCAGCTACAAGACTTCCGGGAGCTGCGCCTCCCGCATCGAGATCGAGATCGACAACGGCCTTATCGTAGACACGACGTTCGTCGACGGCTGCGCCGGCAACACCAAGGCGGTAGCCGCACTGGTGCGCGGCATGGAGGTAAGCGAGGCGGTCAGGAGGCTCAAAGGTATCGCCTGCCAGGGTGACACCTCCTGTCCGGACCAGTTGGCCCAAGCGCTGGAAAAGGCGCAGTCCGACGCCCTCGCATCTTAGAAAGGGGAGTTATGGAAATCTTCGGCGGCTTCATGATGATGATGTCCATTCTGGGATTTTTCCTGGTGGTGATCTGGTTCCTGGTCCCCTTCCTGATCCTCAGCATCAAGGGGAAGGTGGACCGTACCCTGGTCGTTCTGGAGGAGATGGAGAAGAGGATCGCTGTCATCGAGCGCACCCTGGAAATTCCCCGCAGCGCCGCGCCGGCAGACCCGCAAAACCACCCGCAGCAACCAGTCGCCCCCGAAACTTAAGGGGGCGCAATACCCGCCATAGTCCTTGCCAACTCATTTTTTATTCATTATTATGTGCCGCTGTGTGTCGTCTCACCGAGTAACGCATCCTAATGCGACGACACAGGCAGGGAGATAAGACGCATGGGTTTACTTGAAGGTAAAAAGGCACTGATTTTCGGTGTCGCCAACGACAAAAGCATCGCCTGGGCCGTAGCCGAGGCATTCAGGCGCGAGGGGGCCGAGATCGCCCTGGCCTACGCCGGAGAAAGCGTGGCCAAAAGGGTAATCCCCTTGGGCGAGAGCATCGGGGCGAGCATGATCCTTCCCTGCGACGTGAGAAGCGACGAGGACATCGCCCGGCTCTTCTCCGACGTCGCGAAACAGTGGGGTGGGCTGGACCTCCTGGTGCACTCGGTAGCGTTCGCCAACAAGGACGAACTCAAGGGGTCGTTTTTGAACACCACGCGTGAAGGGTTCGCCACAGCACTCGACATCAGCGCCTATTCCCTCATCGCGCTGGCCAAGGAGGCCGCGCCGCTCATGCAGGGGCGCGAGGGAAGCATCATCGCCATGACCTATTACGGCGCGCAGAAGGTTTTCCCCAACTACAACGTGATGGGGGTTGCCAAGGCCGCGCTTGAGGCAAGCGTGCGTTACCTCGCCGAGGCCATGGGCCCCGAAGGGACCCGCGTCAACGCCATCTCCGCAGGCCCCCTGCGCACCCTCGCCTCGGCGGGCATCGGCGGCTTCGGCCAGATTGCAGGCCACGTCGCCGGCAAGGCGCCGCTTAGGCGCAACATCACCCAGGAGGACGTCGCCAACTCGGCGCTCTACCTCGCCAGCCCGCTCGCCGGCGGGGTGAGCGGGGAGATCCACTTCGTCGACAGCGGCTACAACATCATCGGCCTGTAAACGGGAGGCGCGCCATCAAAGGACTGCACGGTAATCTGACAGGGTTGAAGTCGAGCCAGGTAAAGCGGCTCGAAAGGCTGTACCGCCGCCGTGTGAAACCGGGCGAGGTGATCTCGCTGGAACTGGCCCGGGAAATGGCCGACATCTCCCTGGAGATCAGGCGCCAGCTCGGCATCCTGGTAAGCCGCATCGGCGAGATCGCTTACGTGGTCGTAGGCGACGAGCGCGCCCTGATGATCCCGGCCCTGGAGGATTACCCCCTGGGACGCAGGCTTTTGCGCGGCATCCGCCTGGTGCACACCCACCTGAAGGGGGAGCCGCTCTCCGACGACGACTTGACCGACCTCTCGCTTTTGCGCCTCGACATGGTCGCGGCCCTGCAACTCACCCAGAACCCTGACCGCTTCTCGATCCAGACCGCAGAGCTCGTCCCACCGGAGGGGCACAACCTCCCCTACCAGGTGGAGCCCTCCGTCCCCTTCGCCAAGTTCGACCTCGACTTCCGCTCCTTCGTCGAGACCCTGGAGCAGACCCTTGAGCGCGGCCTCAAGGAGGGGACCCTGGTCGCAACCGGCCAGGAGCGCGGCATCCTCATCTCGGTGACCCAGCGCCCGATGGAAGAGGCGGTCGACTCCATGGAAGAACTGAAGGAGCTGGCGAGAACCGCCGGGGTCGGCGTACTGGACACCGTGATCCAGCGCCCGAAGGAGTTCAACCCCCGCTACCTTTTGGGGGAAGGGAAGATCCGCGAGGTGCTCATCAAGGCGCTGCAGTTCGGTGCTACCATGTTGGTTTTCGACCAGGAGCTCTCCCCCGCCCAGGTCCGCTCCATCTCGGAGCTGACCGAACTGAAGGTCATCGACCGCAGCCAGCTGATCCTGGACATCTTCGCCCGGCGCGCCACCTCGCAGGACGGCAAGGTGCAGGTGGAGCTCGCCCAGTTGAAGTACCTCCTCCCCAGGCTGATCGGCCGCGGGGTGCAGATGTCGCGGCTCATGGGGGGGATCGGCGGGCGCGGGCCCGGCGAGACCAAGCTCGAAGTCGACCGCAGGCGCATCAGGGACCGCATCGCCCACCTGGAACGGGAGCTGAAGGAGCTTTCCAACGGCCGCTATCAGCGCCGCCAGAA
Proteins encoded in this region:
- a CDS encoding YkgJ family cysteine cluster protein, with amino-acid sequence MAGLENYHALVERIDDLCARTVDQFPENIACRAGCDACCRHLSIFAVEAAAVREALKSRSADEADLIRGLAASAEPVRCPLLHDGLCLLYEARPVICRTHGLPLMLECDGEKSIDFCPENFKGLPSIPGSAVIDLERLNTMLTAINALYLQEFPGPERLTMAQALALAD
- a CDS encoding TIGR03905 family TSCPD domain-containing protein, giving the protein MGVGATTNTARQRIHNQKEIDPQMKISYKTSGSCASRIEIEIDNGLIVDTTFVDGCAGNTKAVAALVRGMEVSEAVRRLKGIACQGDTSCPDQLAQALEKAQSDALAS
- a CDS encoding enoyl-ACP reductase FabI; this encodes MGLLEGKKALIFGVANDKSIAWAVAEAFRREGAEIALAYAGESVAKRVIPLGESIGASMILPCDVRSDEDIARLFSDVAKQWGGLDLLVHSVAFANKDELKGSFLNTTREGFATALDISAYSLIALAKEAAPLMQGREGSIIAMTYYGAQKVFPNYNVMGVAKAALEASVRYLAEAMGPEGTRVNAISAGPLRTLASAGIGGFGQIAGHVAGKAPLRRNITQEDVANSALYLASPLAGGVSGEIHFVDSGYNIIGL
- the hflX gene encoding GTPase HflX — encoded protein: MKSSQVKRLERLYRRRVKPGEVISLELAREMADISLEIRRQLGILVSRIGEIAYVVVGDERALMIPALEDYPLGRRLLRGIRLVHTHLKGEPLSDDDLTDLSLLRLDMVAALQLTQNPDRFSIQTAELVPPEGHNLPYQVEPSVPFAKFDLDFRSFVETLEQTLERGLKEGTLVATGQERGILISVTQRPMEEAVDSMEELKELARTAGVGVLDTVIQRPKEFNPRYLLGEGKIREVLIKALQFGATMLVFDQELSPAQVRSISELTELKVIDRSQLILDIFARRATSQDGKVQVELAQLKYLLPRLIGRGVQMSRLMGGIGGRGPGETKLEVDRRRIRDRIAHLERELKELSNGRYQRRQKRVKAGIPIISIVGYTNAGKSTLLNTLTRSEVFTEDLLFATLDTSSRRLRFPMDREVIITDTVGFIRSLPKSLLGAFKATLEELKDADLLIHLVDCSNPRFEEQIIQVDAILGELELSQKPKLLVFNKADLLPELKKGDPLAFMKVRQLTRRYGAVTISAADRKTLEPLLKELQHRFWHDVEDYRAPGQNHDEFEE